A part of Methanohalobium evestigatum Z-7303 genomic DNA contains:
- a CDS encoding TIGR00375 family protein — translation MQINADLHLHSKYSMATSQKMNLPTMAEEAGKKGINLVGTGDCTHPKWLQEIKKASSDDESIQINDTHFLLTTEIEDKNRVHHVLILPSISKAEELAEIISKHGDIESDGRPSVRMDGCDIAQAARDTGALIGPSHAFTPWTAIYAAHDSLEDCYGDMTDYISFVELGLSADSDYADRIKELHRLTFLTNSDAHSPWSNKLAREFTRFEVPDINFEGIEKAILRKEGYNATLNVGFFPQEGKYNESACVSSKCLNHYTYEKASSLNWKCPCGGRIKKGVYDRVNELADFDNPQHPDYRPEYIHLIPLAEIIMKALGHSSINTKGVTRAWNTLVKEFGSEIAVLVDAELEALDVDERIIDAIVAFRNGDVILHPGGGGQYGWIELPEKTVSKSQSRPVSENKSSPKGQSSLLDY, via the coding sequence ATGCAAATCAATGCCGACCTCCACCTGCATTCTAAATATTCAATGGCTACTTCTCAAAAAATGAATTTACCGACAATGGCAGAGGAGGCAGGCAAGAAAGGAATCAACCTTGTTGGTACAGGTGACTGCACTCATCCCAAATGGCTGCAGGAGATTAAAAAAGCCTCATCAGACGATGAGAGCATCCAGATTAACGATACCCATTTTTTGCTTACAACCGAAATCGAGGATAAAAATCGAGTTCACCATGTATTGATTCTTCCATCAATATCAAAGGCTGAAGAACTTGCCGAAATCATCAGCAAACATGGCGACATTGAATCAGACGGAAGACCTTCCGTCAGAATGGATGGATGTGATATCGCTCAAGCCGCAAGAGATACAGGTGCATTAATCGGCCCATCTCATGCATTCACTCCATGGACTGCCATCTATGCTGCTCATGATTCACTTGAAGACTGTTATGGTGACATGACCGATTACATATCCTTTGTGGAACTGGGATTAAGCGCGGATAGTGATTATGCGGACAGAATTAAGGAACTGCACAGACTTACCTTTCTTACCAATTCTGACGCTCATTCCCCCTGGTCGAACAAGCTTGCCAGAGAATTTACACGGTTTGAAGTACCCGATATTAATTTTGAAGGAATCGAGAAAGCCATATTAAGAAAAGAGGGTTATAATGCCACACTCAATGTTGGTTTCTTCCCACAGGAAGGTAAATACAACGAATCCGCCTGTGTAAGCTCCAAATGTTTGAATCACTATACTTATGAGAAAGCAAGTTCATTAAACTGGAAGTGTCCATGCGGTGGCAGAATTAAAAAGGGTGTATATGACAGGGTAAATGAACTTGCCGATTTTGATAACCCCCAACATCCAGACTACAGGCCGGAATACATCCACCTCATACCGCTTGCAGAAATCATTATGAAGGCACTGGGTCACTCCAGCATCAATACAAAAGGCGTGACCAGAGCCTGGAATACATTGGTTAAAGAATTTGGTAGTGAAATAGCAGTCCTTGTGGATGCAGAACTTGAAGCTCTTGACGTGGATGAAAGAATCATCGATGCCATTGTTGCATTCAGGAATGGGGATGTTATACTTCACCCCGGTGGTGGAGGACAATACGGATGGATTGAACTACCAGAAAAAACGGTTAGCAAATCACAATCCAGACCCGTTTCAGAAAATAAATCCAGTCCAAAAGGTCAGAGTTCACTTCTGGATTATTAA
- a CDS encoding COG1361 S-layer family protein: MNLRKYVSLFISLIVLTSLFSMSTASVSAFQPNWLDVSISKYNPSPAQIGEYVDVWIKVDNVGSGKVEDVSIEIVPEYPLSLDTPKNAVKKFGIVNPDSSVEHKYRLYVDENAKPSTSEITIRYRGEGESWIEQEFDIAIGTDTYEGIGIVQLENIHAEPEVMMPGDTGTISFTLKNTASQRTVKIGDEIFENNVRIQRATLHGCDRIDVESESYQGGGLLGPGDSMDISYNINVDENAEVGTCYLDLSMRGSTHNYNNNWRIPVKIESSSVKVIPSEQLRIENGEGTLEFDVANVRPNPLSSVNVELQAEGVEFSPSPYFIGTMSPDELFTIEVDTSVISDNLTGTRELMITANYRNGMNEHENVVAVKELKLVTNDEQSSNIAAIGGVLVIVAGAVAFMIYRRRKNKNQ, encoded by the coding sequence ATGAATTTAAGAAAATATGTCAGTTTGTTCATTTCGTTAATTGTTTTAACGTCCCTTTTCTCAATGTCAACAGCTTCAGTATCGGCGTTCCAGCCTAACTGGTTAGATGTCAGTATTTCAAAATACAATCCTTCGCCAGCTCAAATAGGTGAATATGTTGATGTTTGGATAAAAGTTGATAATGTGGGTTCGGGTAAAGTAGAAGATGTTTCTATAGAAATTGTTCCTGAATACCCTCTTTCACTTGACACTCCTAAAAATGCTGTGAAAAAATTTGGGATTGTTAACCCTGACAGTTCGGTGGAACATAAATATCGGTTGTATGTTGATGAAAATGCAAAACCGAGCACAAGTGAGATAACAATCCGTTATCGTGGAGAAGGTGAGTCATGGATAGAACAGGAATTTGACATAGCTATAGGTACTGATACTTATGAAGGTATTGGAATTGTCCAGCTTGAAAATATCCATGCTGAGCCTGAAGTTATGATGCCCGGTGATACAGGTACAATAAGTTTTACTTTGAAAAATACAGCTTCACAAAGAACCGTAAAGATAGGCGATGAAATATTTGAAAATAATGTTCGAATTCAGAGAGCTACACTCCACGGATGCGACAGGATAGATGTAGAGTCGGAATCTTATCAGGGAGGGGGTTTACTTGGACCGGGAGATTCCATGGATATTAGTTATAATATAAATGTGGATGAAAATGCAGAAGTAGGAACATGCTACCTTGACCTTTCTATGAGGGGTAGTACACATAACTACAATAATAACTGGAGAATACCTGTTAAGATTGAATCATCTAGTGTAAAGGTGATTCCTTCCGAACAATTAAGGATTGAAAATGGGGAAGGTACTCTTGAGTTCGATGTAGCTAATGTACGACCAAATCCTTTGTCTTCAGTAAACGTTGAACTGCAGGCTGAGGGAGTAGAATTTTCGCCTTCACCATATTTCATTGGTACCATGAGCCCAGATGAATTGTTTACCATTGAGGTAGATACCAGTGTTATATCTGATAATCTTACAGGTACACGGGAATTAATGATTACAGCAAATTACCGAAATGGAATGAACGAACATGAAAATGTTGTTGCTGTCAAGGAACTCAAACTGGTAACCAATGATGAACAGTCAAGTAATATTGCAGCGATAGGCGGAGTACTGGTAATTGTAGCCGGTGCAGTAGCTTTTATGATTTACAGAAGAAGGAAAAATAAAAACCAGTAA
- a CDS encoding ABC transporter permease, which translates to MAFKIAVGSISSSKLRSMLTTLGIVIGVAAVIANVSLGASFSQFFEDEIGAAGDNFIVIFSNDVNLFYDNQFDLLKSTPGIVGVSPVIQKPATVEYGSSERSIEIFGTTEDYKRIGNINLESGNFLSDNDKYVAVLGYEIANDKFDRDISNRNSIDITFRRNDGTERTETFRVKGITEDRDPSFVGGGPNPEERIFIPMSTMQDMLNREDYGGFALTASSLENIREISDDVDKRLARSLGVPERQLDNEDVKPYTIFNQAEILDQVGQISAALSALLISVALISLVVGSIGIMNIMLVTVTERTREIGLMKSVGYTYYDVLILFIVESVVIGLFGGIIGTTVGILGAYGANTFLDLPNVFPVELIIIGFGVAVLVGVIAGVYPASKAAKMDPVEALRYE; encoded by the coding sequence ATGGCTTTCAAGATAGCGGTTGGAAGCATAAGCAGTTCTAAACTGAGGTCAATGCTGACAACACTGGGAATAGTAATAGGAGTTGCGGCAGTTATTGCTAATGTTTCACTGGGAGCAAGTTTTAGCCAGTTTTTTGAAGATGAAATAGGTGCAGCAGGAGACAATTTTATTGTTATCTTCAGTAATGATGTTAATCTTTTTTACGATAATCAATTTGATTTGTTAAAAAGTACACCAGGAATAGTTGGAGTATCACCTGTAATTCAAAAGCCAGCAACGGTTGAATACGGTTCCAGTGAGCGAAGTATTGAGATATTTGGAACTACAGAAGATTATAAACGAATAGGTAATATCAATCTGGAATCAGGAAATTTTTTAAGCGATAACGATAAATACGTCGCGGTTCTTGGATATGAAATTGCAAATGACAAGTTCGACAGGGACATATCCAACAGGAATTCAATCGATATAACATTTAGAAGAAATGATGGTACTGAAAGGACTGAAACTTTCAGGGTCAAAGGGATAACCGAAGATAGAGACCCATCATTTGTAGGGGGAGGTCCAAATCCAGAAGAGCGTATCTTTATACCTATGTCTACCATGCAGGATATGCTAAACAGAGAAGATTATGGAGGATTCGCTCTTACAGCATCCAGTCTGGAAAATATAAGAGAAATTTCTGATGATGTGGATAAGCGTCTGGCAAGGAGTCTTGGTGTTCCTGAACGACAGCTTGACAACGAAGATGTAAAACCCTATACGATTTTCAATCAGGCAGAGATACTTGATCAGGTAGGTCAAATATCAGCGGCTCTGAGTGCTTTACTTATTTCTGTGGCACTGATATCGCTTGTTGTAGGGTCAATCGGAATCATGAACATCATGCTTGTAACGGTAACTGAACGTACCCGTGAAATCGGACTGATGAAGTCGGTAGGATATACCTATTATGATGTTCTTATATTGTTCATAGTCGAGTCAGTGGTTATAGGATTATTCGGAGGTATTATAGGTACAACTGTAGGTATATTGGGTGCATACGGTGCAAATACGTTTCTCGATTTACCGAATGTATTCCCTGTTGAATTGATAATAATAGGTTTTGGTGTTGCTGTTTTAGTAGGAGTGATAGCTGGTGTATACCCTGCAAGCAAGGCTGCCAAAATGGACCCGGTTGAAGCTTTAAGATATGAATAA
- a CDS encoding ABC transporter ATP-binding protein, with translation MDEIQNINALESDVRDKSIITLNNICKSYWVGDMELQILKNINLDVKQGEFVAIMGPSGSGKSTLMNIIGCLDRPTCGTLFVEGRDISKMSDDELARVRGMVIGFVFQSYNLVPRLTALENVKLPTYANSKGNMDFDKRARDLLKMVRLEERMHYKPNKLSGGQSQRVAVARAMINDPSLILADEPTGNLDSKTSDEIMKIFTDLNNKGRTIVMITHEPDVSEYAGRIVHLKDGIIEG, from the coding sequence ATGGATGAAATACAAAATATCAATGCTTTGGAATCTGATGTTAGAGACAAATCTATCATCACACTTAACAATATCTGTAAAAGCTACTGGGTGGGGGATATGGAATTACAGATTCTTAAAAATATCAATCTCGATGTTAAACAGGGTGAATTTGTAGCCATAATGGGTCCATCAGGTTCTGGAAAAAGTACACTTATGAATATTATAGGATGTCTTGATAGACCAACATGTGGCACGCTTTTTGTTGAAGGCAGGGATATCAGCAAGATGTCGGACGATGAACTTGCAAGGGTCAGAGGCATGGTTATAGGTTTTGTGTTTCAGTCCTACAATCTGGTGCCACGTTTAACAGCACTGGAAAATGTAAAACTTCCAACTTATGCTAATAGCAAGGGAAATATGGACTTTGATAAAAGAGCCAGAGATTTACTTAAAATGGTAAGACTGGAAGAACGTATGCACTACAAACCCAATAAGCTATCCGGAGGACAATCCCAGAGGGTGGCGGTAGCCCGTGCAATGATAAACGATCCCTCGCTAATATTGGCAGATGAACCAACAGGAAATCTGGATTCAAAAACAAGCGATGAGATAATGAAAATCTTTACAGACCTTAACAATAAGGGTCGAACTATTGTTATGATTACTCATGAGCCTGATGTATCTGAATATGCAGGCAGAATTGTACACTTAAAAGATGGTATAATAGAAGGTTAA
- a CDS encoding ABC transporter permease, with protein sequence MLNPLEAFRIAIGSISSSKLRSALTTLGIIIGVAAVIANVSLGASFGQYFDDEVGAAGNNFILIEGQDVNIFHENELETIKRTPGVVGVSPVVQQSGQVQYMSGTRQVNVQGVTEDYEEVANFNMAAGNFLSDKDKYSAVIGEDVSTDKFDKDISNRNSIDITLRRNDGTEVTQTFKVKGIIKSPGTTFLQSGIEPDERIFIPISTMNEMLGREYYGGFFVQATNLESVGEVSEEIDGRLARSLGVSARDIDNEDVKPYTIFDQLEILDQVGQLSGALSALLVSVALISLIVGSIGIMNIMLVTVTERTREIGLMKSIGFTYYDVLMLFIVESIIVGILGGILGAVFGVSGALAVNNLLNLPNVFPVELIIAGFSVAVLVGLIAGVYPASKAAKMDPVVAIKFE encoded by the coding sequence ATGTTGAACCCTCTGGAAGCGTTTCGAATTGCAATAGGAAGTATTAGCAGTTCAAAATTAAGGTCTGCACTTACAACACTTGGAATAATAATAGGAGTAGCTGCTGTAATTGCCAATGTATCACTGGGTGCAAGTTTCGGTCAGTATTTTGACGATGAGGTAGGTGCTGCAGGTAATAATTTTATTTTAATCGAAGGTCAGGATGTTAATATATTCCATGAGAATGAACTTGAAACCATAAAACGTACACCTGGTGTTGTAGGTGTATCACCTGTTGTTCAGCAATCAGGACAGGTTCAATATATGTCCGGCACCAGACAGGTGAATGTACAGGGTGTAACTGAAGATTATGAAGAAGTAGCAAATTTCAACATGGCGGCTGGAAATTTCCTGTCTGACAAGGATAAATATTCAGCAGTAATCGGAGAAGATGTCTCAACTGATAAATTTGATAAGGATATATCCAACAGGAACTCAATTGATATTACGCTTAGAAGAAATGACGGTACAGAGGTAACACAAACATTTAAAGTAAAGGGCATAATAAAAAGCCCGGGAACTACCTTTCTACAAAGTGGTATCGAACCAGATGAGCGTATATTCATCCCTATATCTACCATGAATGAAATGCTTGGAAGGGAGTACTATGGTGGATTTTTTGTACAGGCTACTAATCTTGAATCGGTAGGTGAAGTCTCAGAAGAAATAGATGGCCGCCTTGCTCGCAGTTTAGGGGTGTCAGCAAGGGATATTGATAATGAAGATGTAAAACCCTATACAATTTTCGATCAACTGGAAATACTGGATCAGGTGGGACAGTTATCTGGAGCTTTGAGTGCTTTGCTTGTGTCGGTTGCTCTGATCTCATTGATAGTAGGATCAATTGGCATCATGAACATCATGCTTGTAACGGTAACCGAGCGTACCCGTGAAATCGGGCTGATGAAATCAATAGGATTCACCTACTATGATGTTTTGATGTTGTTCATAGTAGAATCCATAATTGTTGGTATACTGGGAGGCATTCTGGGAGCAGTTTTCGGGGTTTCAGGAGCATTAGCTGTTAATAATCTATTGAACCTGCCGAATGTTTTCCCTGTTGAATTGATAATCGCAGGTTTTAGTGTTGCTGTTCTTGTAGGATTGATTGCGGGAGTATATCCAGCAAGTAAAGCAGCAAAGATGGATCCAGTTGTAGCTATAAAATTTGAATGA
- the priS gene encoding DNA primase catalytic subunit PriS, protein MNDKTLRFLKKRFQDYYQDAHIHLPPEYTSREWGFILFDDMPKTVMRRHMAFGSSGELQDYFAWTVPAHAYYSVAYYEYPNASNMKDKNWLQSDLIFDLDADHLPHVPDSYPEMLENVKQEALKLYDFLSDDFGFGEDDINIVFSGGRGYHFHISHPSVRSLGSAERREIVDYISGRGLDISQIIGKSYVSGDSGRRDASMFVFPSENDGGWGAKINRYIISYISNIVNSNKPIKKLTGFSGVGKTTAEKLVNIFNDEKQLALLKKGKIDMVSNTSKNLFEYLGKQAVDNLIANVDEPVTADVKRLIRVPGSLHGGSGLKVTTLSASQLENFKPLEDAVVFKDNHITVNVTQPSTVEMKGNKYHVNEGVQDLPEYAAIHLMCRGGAEYGSN, encoded by the coding sequence ATGAACGATAAAACACTGCGTTTTCTAAAAAAAAGGTTTCAGGATTATTATCAGGATGCACATATACATTTACCTCCTGAATATACATCCCGTGAATGGGGATTTATCCTCTTTGATGACATGCCAAAAACTGTGATGCGTCGCCACATGGCTTTCGGATCATCGGGTGAACTTCAGGACTATTTTGCATGGACAGTTCCAGCACATGCCTATTATTCTGTAGCGTATTATGAATACCCCAATGCATCCAATATGAAAGATAAAAACTGGTTACAATCGGATTTAATATTTGACCTTGATGCAGACCATCTCCCCCATGTACCCGATTCATATCCCGAAATGCTGGAGAATGTAAAACAGGAAGCATTAAAACTTTACGATTTTCTATCTGATGATTTTGGGTTTGGTGAAGATGATATAAACATCGTATTTTCAGGCGGTAGAGGTTATCACTTTCATATATCTCATCCATCTGTAAGGTCGCTGGGCAGTGCTGAAAGACGTGAAATCGTGGATTATATTAGCGGCAGGGGTCTTGATATAAGCCAGATAATTGGGAAAAGTTATGTTAGCGGTGATTCAGGGAGACGCGATGCAAGTATGTTTGTATTCCCTTCGGAAAACGATGGAGGATGGGGTGCAAAAATCAACCGCTATATCATATCCTACATTTCAAATATAGTTAACAGTAACAAACCCATTAAAAAACTGACAGGTTTTAGCGGTGTTGGCAAAACAACCGCTGAAAAACTGGTCAACATTTTCAATGATGAAAAACAACTTGCATTGTTGAAAAAGGGCAAAATAGACATGGTTTCAAATACTTCAAAAAATTTATTTGAATACCTGGGAAAACAGGCTGTTGATAATCTAATTGCCAATGTAGATGAACCGGTTACTGCTGATGTAAAACGTCTTATAAGAGTTCCGGGTTCACTTCATGGTGGTTCGGGTTTAAAGGTGACAACTCTTTCGGCTTCACAACTGGAGAATTTTAAACCTCTCGAAGATGCTGTAGTTTTCAAAGATAATCATATTACAGTAAATGTAACCCAACCCTCTACTGTAGAAATGAAAGGTAATAAATATCATGTGAATGAGGGTGTACAGGATTTGCCCGAATATGCAGCAATCCATTTAATGTGCAGAGGGGGTGCTGAATACGGATCGAACTGA
- a CDS encoding proteasome assembly chaperone family protein — protein MKETEIIRLKDDVQLNNPIMFVGLPGVGHVGKLVVEHLIENLEGEKVIEIYSPYFPPQVLVNNDNTIKLVNNEIYACNINGQDILILAGDHQSSTNEGHYELGSLYLDLAEEFGVSRIYTLGGFPTGEFNHNEGVIGAVNNINLVEELEGYGVEFRENEPGNGIVGASGLILGLCDFRNIDAACLMGLTSGYIVDPKSAQSILRVIDRILDIEIDEEELEKRAKEMEKVVEKIKTMKEQQETGNLPQKDEDINYII, from the coding sequence ATGAAGGAAACAGAAATTATCCGCTTAAAAGATGACGTCCAGTTGAACAATCCCATAATGTTTGTAGGACTTCCTGGTGTAGGTCATGTTGGAAAACTTGTAGTGGAGCACCTGATAGAAAATCTGGAAGGTGAGAAGGTTATAGAAATATATTCTCCATACTTCCCGCCGCAGGTACTGGTTAACAATGACAATACTATAAAGCTTGTGAACAATGAAATCTATGCCTGTAATATCAATGGTCAGGATATACTGATATTAGCCGGAGACCATCAGAGTTCTACAAATGAAGGGCATTATGAACTTGGCAGCCTTTATCTCGACCTTGCCGAAGAATTCGGTGTATCAAGAATATATACTTTGGGCGGGTTCCCTACAGGTGAATTCAACCACAATGAAGGCGTAATTGGCGCGGTAAACAATATCAATCTTGTAGAAGAACTGGAAGGCTATGGGGTTGAATTCAGAGAAAATGAACCCGGGAATGGTATTGTTGGTGCATCAGGCTTAATTCTTGGTCTTTGTGATTTCAGAAATATTGACGCTGCCTGTCTTATGGGATTGACATCAGGATACATAGTAGACCCAAAAAGTGCACAATCCATACTGCGTGTAATTGACAGGATACTGGATATCGAAATCGATGAGGAAGAACTGGAAAAAAGAGCCAAAGAAATGGAAAAAGTTGTAGAGAAAATTAAGACAATGAAAGAACAACAGGAGACAGGAAACCTGCCACAGAAGGATGAAGATATAAACTACATCATCTGA
- a CDS encoding 50S ribosomal protein L44e has translation MKFPKKMRTHCPFCKMHTEHKIEKAKKGKESSMTHITRQKKRRSGIGNDGKFSKVPGGDKPTKKVRLKYSCTKCGKSHQRPGFRTKRFEFKE, from the coding sequence ATGAAATTTCCAAAAAAGATGAGGACACATTGCCCTTTCTGTAAAATGCATACAGAACATAAAATCGAAAAGGCGAAAAAAGGTAAAGAATCATCAATGACCCACATCACAAGACAGAAAAAACGCAGATCAGGTATTGGTAACGACGGAAAGTTCTCAAAGGTACCTGGAGGAGATAAGCCTACAAAAAAGGTGAGACTTAAATACAGCTGTACCAAATGTGGGAAATCACATCAGAGACCAGGTTTTAGAACCAAACGATTTGAATTCAAAGAATAA
- a CDS encoding RNA-protein complex protein Nop10: protein MGYKIRKCKQCSRYTLEESCPYCGGKTVNPQPARFSPADRYGKYRRQSKQIEDTI, encoded by the coding sequence ATGGGATATAAAATACGCAAATGCAAACAATGCAGTAGGTATACACTGGAAGAATCCTGTCCATATTGTGGTGGTAAAACAGTTAACCCACAACCAGCTCGTTTTTCTCCTGCTGATAGATATGGAAAATACCGAAGACAAAGCAAGCAAATTGAGGACACAATATGA
- a CDS encoding NOL1/NOP2/sun family putative RNA methylase yields the protein MERYRNIIPEFKRFKKVIHSPQPYDIRINTIKANVPEIKSLLTQTGFSFEQRDWNNEFLKVDFEPGKSILHWIGKYHVQESVSGIPPLALNPIPYDRVLDMCAAPGSKTSQMSVLMENTGEILANDISKNRIRSLLSNVSRLGCVNVQVLERDGRNIPEKSKFDRVLVDAPCSAEGNARKNNDLLNGADTETITRISELQTSLLKKAFRLCKTGGTVVYSTCTFAPEENEIVVSKFLNHGKLEKPDLNLPHSLGLSEWNDKKLGKELENCIRVYPHQLDSGGIFVAKFKKMS from the coding sequence ATGGAGAGGTACAGGAACATCATCCCCGAGTTTAAAAGATTTAAAAAAGTAATCCATTCTCCACAACCCTACGATATAAGAATCAATACAATCAAAGCTAATGTTCCTGAAATTAAAAGTTTATTAACACAAACTGGATTCAGTTTTGAACAGAGAGATTGGAACAATGAATTTTTAAAAGTTGATTTTGAACCGGGAAAAAGCATATTGCACTGGATTGGGAAGTACCATGTTCAGGAATCTGTATCCGGTATTCCTCCTTTGGCTCTAAACCCCATACCCTATGATAGAGTACTTGATATGTGTGCTGCTCCCGGAAGTAAAACCTCTCAAATGTCAGTTCTTATGGAAAATACAGGAGAAATACTGGCAAATGACATATCTAAAAACAGAATCCGTAGTCTGCTTTCCAATGTATCGCGTCTTGGATGTGTAAATGTACAGGTTTTAGAAAGAGACGGAAGAAATATTCCGGAAAAATCAAAATTTGACAGAGTTCTTGTAGACGCTCCATGTTCAGCCGAAGGAAACGCAAGAAAAAATAATGACCTTTTAAATGGTGCTGACACTGAAACAATTACAAGAATTTCTGAATTACAGACAAGTTTACTCAAAAAAGCATTCAGATTATGTAAAACAGGAGGAACCGTAGTCTATTCAACCTGTACATTTGCACCCGAAGAAAATGAAATAGTGGTCTCCAAGTTTTTGAACCACGGAAAACTGGAAAAACCAGATTTAAATCTACCCCATTCTCTGGGGCTCTCCGAGTGGAACGATAAAAAACTTGGCAAAGAACTGGAAAATTGTATCAGGGTTTATCCCCACCAACTGGATTCTGGAGGGATTTTTGTTGCTAAATTTAAAAAAATGTCTTGA
- a CDS encoding methyltransferase domain-containing protein, with protein sequence MGEDRLNLKGIFENNETIENSKSVCPICLELIDCNLSPEKENVFNEIYRVLKPDGKFMVSDIVLLEEIPEKIKDSVQAYVGCISGAILKRHYLDIIMNTGFSEVWQIDESEIPFDVIDAIIPEQEQKKVMNDFNLSYDDVKNLVDKVASIRIEGRK encoded by the coding sequence ATGGGGGAGGACAGACTAAATCTAAAAGGTATATTTGAAAATAACGAAACCATAGAAAATTCAAAGTCAGTATGTCCCATCTGTCTGGAATTAATAGATTGTAACCTTTCACCTGAAAAAGAGAATGTGTTTAATGAGATTTACCGAGTGTTGAAACCAGACGGAAAATTCATGGTGTCAGATATTGTTCTTTTAGAGGAAATACCTGAAAAGATAAAGGATTCTGTTCAGGCTTATGTGGGTTGTATCTCGGGTGCAATATTAAAAAGACATTATCTGGATATAATAATGAATACTGGATTCAGTGAAGTATGGCAGATAGACGAATCAGAAATCCCATTTGATGTTATAGATGCAATAATTCCTGAGCAGGAACAAAAAAAGGTGATGAATGATTTTAATTTAAGTTATGATGATGTAAAAAACCTTGTTGATAAAGTTGCAAGCATCAGAATAGAAGGTAGAAAATAA
- a CDS encoding 30S ribosomal protein S27e, producing MNSTSWPKSRFLRVKCNDCENEQIIFGSASREITCTMCGRTLAEPTGGKSTIKTHIIEVLE from the coding sequence ATGAATAGTACAAGCTGGCCAAAAAGCCGATTCTTGCGTGTGAAATGCAACGACTGTGAAAATGAACAGATAATATTTGGTAGTGCAAGCAGAGAAATTACCTGTACTATGTGCGGTAGAACTCTTGCCGAACCAACTGGTGGTAAATCAACCATCAAAACACACATCATAGAAGTTCTTGAATAA
- a CDS encoding translation initiation factor IF-2 subunit alpha, producing MMDKNNNEWPNVGDFVVCTVKNVTDFGAYVTLDEYGDKEGFIHISEIKAGWVKYVRDYVREGQKIVCKVLKVDPNRRHIDLSLKDVNEHQKREKIQQWKNEQKASKWLQFVAEETGTDEKTLSNLKSIFTDEFGSPYAAFEEAAMYGEDAFENIKIDKSLEEKITKIAQDNIKIPYVEIAGYVDLTSNAPDGIENIKQALNDADSTKENYSSNVKIDISYTGAPRYRIKVNAPDYKTAENALKNAAETATNTIRNLGGKGEFYRHIEATSA from the coding sequence ATGATGGACAAAAATAATAACGAATGGCCAAATGTAGGCGATTTTGTAGTATGCACCGTTAAAAATGTGACTGATTTTGGTGCATACGTCACCCTTGATGAGTATGGAGATAAAGAGGGCTTTATCCATATTTCTGAAATCAAAGCCGGGTGGGTAAAATACGTCCGTGATTATGTACGTGAAGGACAGAAAATTGTCTGTAAGGTATTGAAGGTAGACCCTAACAGACGGCATATAGACCTTTCATTAAAAGATGTCAATGAGCATCAAAAACGTGAAAAAATCCAGCAGTGGAAGAACGAACAGAAAGCATCCAAATGGTTACAGTTTGTTGCAGAAGAAACAGGTACCGATGAAAAAACACTGAGTAACCTGAAATCTATATTCACTGACGAATTTGGAAGCCCATATGCAGCATTTGAAGAAGCCGCGATGTATGGTGAGGATGCCTTTGAAAACATAAAAATTGACAAATCACTGGAAGAAAAAATAACCAAAATCGCCCAAGATAATATAAAAATACCGTATGTAGAAATTGCTGGATATGTAGACCTTACAAGCAACGCACCAGACGGTATAGAAAATATAAAACAGGCCCTCAATGATGCTGACAGTACAAAAGAAAACTACAGCAGCAATGTAAAAATTGATATCAGTTATACCGGTGCTCCCAGATACCGTATCAAAGTCAATGCTCCAGATTATAAAACCGCAGAAAATGCACTGAAAAATGCTGCTGAAACTGCTACAAACACCATCAGAAATCTGGGTGGAAAAGGTGAATTCTACAGGCACATTGAAGCAACCAGTGCATGA